Proteins encoded by one window of Aspergillus puulaauensis MK2 DNA, chromosome 4, nearly complete sequence:
- a CDS encoding bZIP transcription factor (COG:K;~EggNog:ENOG410QDP5;~InterPro:IPR004827;~PFAM:PF07716;~go_function: GO:0003700 - DNA-binding transcription factor activity [Evidence IEA];~go_process: GO:0006355 - regulation of transcription, DNA-templated [Evidence IEA]), with product MSDEQIARQTASSLEKLENFNFLLSRHDPAVAKSRQYSLDTDTAGLSHIPNLNMTYDPTEGMGGLSVSSYESLEDDHSPIDVRGYPYHAGDKTINYSVPDHMLSHSAYPLYPPISYGPDEIGHAPGAMTPSDVSSSISPPNGQIGNGKYSTQISGDHIASALGHEEGSRRAAEEDRRRRNTAASARFRMKKKQREQVLERTVRETTEKNASLEARVAQLEMENRWLKNLLTEKHEATSTRMPPPSESLGHQSTTVAGSGQKHIQPKKKGVGTDN from the exons ATGTCAGATGAACAAATCGCTCGTCAGACGGCCTCAAGCCTTGAGAAACTTGAAAAtttcaacttcctcctctctcGACACGACCCGGCCGTTGCTAAGAGTCGACAATATTCTCTGGACACGGACACTGCTGGCTTGTCTCATATCCCAAACCTAAACATGACCTACGATCCAACCGAGGGAATGGGCGGTTTGTCCGTCAGTTCGTATGAGAGCCTCGAGGACGACCACAGCCCGATCGATGTGCGAGGATATCCGTATCATG CCGGCGATAAGACCATCAACTATTCTGTACCCGACCACATGCTTTCACACTCGGCCTATCCTCTATACCCTCCAATCTCATATGGGCCTGATGAGATAGGGCATGCGCCGGGTGCTATGACACCTTCGGACGTGTCATCCTCGATATCACCTCCAAATGGCCAAATCGGCAACGGCAAATACAGCACTCAGATCTCAGGAGACCATATCGCTTCTGCACTCGGTCATGAAGAAGGTTCTCGTCGGGCTGCCGAGGAAGACCGACGACGTCGCAACACTGCTGCAAGCGCCCGATTTcgcatgaagaagaaacagcgcgAACAAGTGCTTGAGCGCACTGTCAGAGAGACAACCGAGAAGAACGCCTCGCTTGAGGCGCGAGTTGCACAGCTTGAAATGGAGAACCGATGGCTCAAGAACCTCTTGACTGAGAAACACGAAGCAACATCTACTCGCATGCCGCCTCCATCAGAGTCATTGGGCCACCAAAGTACCACCGTGGCCGGAAGCGGGCAAAAACATATTCAGCCAAAAAAGAAGGGCGTCGGCACAGATAACTAA
- a CDS encoding uncharacterized protein (TransMembrane:1 (o20-39i)) produces the protein MWVAEARGLHEPLPRVSLVALYLSLGASFVLAWLSNALGNSFGRFGRGSEPVITERHGHSDEIPRAPLSFLHRRCHNGSPRSTDTLYACQTKGKTSGQDSSSQAVWRDWHGQQDQVWTLDFEPEVMGGWFRVGFLSAWSSRSRVAKVCDRSKQNKMLNIRSKRHADSMQPVSSRI, from the coding sequence ATGTGGGTAGCCGAAGCAAGGGGGCTCCATGAGCCTCTCCCACGAGTTTCTTTGGTAGCGTTATACCTCTCCCTCGGCGCATCTTTCGTCCTGGCCTGGTTGTCCAATGCGCTCGGAAACTCGTTTGGTAGATTCGGTAGAGGCTCAGAACCAGTTATCACCGAAAGACATGGCCATTCTGATGAAATTCCCCGAGCGCCGTTGAGTTTCCTCCATCGTCGTTGTCATAATGGTTCCCCACGAAGCACGGATACGTTGTATGCTTGTCAAACCAAGGGTAAAACAAGCGGTCAAGACTCAAGCAGCCAAGCAGTTTGGCGCGACTGGCACGGCCAACAGGACCaagtctggactctggactTCGAACCTGAGGTGATGGGTGGTTGGTTCCGGGTGGGTTTTCTCTCGGCGTGGAGCTCTCGGAGTCGGGTCGCAAAGGTCTGCGATCGGTCAAAGCAGAACAAGATGCTCAATATCAGATCGAAGAGACATGCTGATTCGATGCAGCCCGTTTCTTCTCGGATATAA
- a CDS encoding transcription factor domain-containing protein (COG:S;~EggNog:ENOG410Q2YI;~InterPro:IPR036864,IPR007219,IPR001138;~PFAM:PF00172,PF04082;~TransMembrane:3 (o298-316i520-540o597-618i);~go_function: GO:0000981 - DNA-binding transcription factor activity, RNA polymerase II-specific [Evidence IEA];~go_function: GO:0003677 - DNA binding [Evidence IEA];~go_function: GO:0008270 - zinc ion binding [Evidence IEA];~go_process: GO:0006351 - transcription, DNA-templated [Evidence IEA];~go_process: GO:0006355 - regulation of transcription, DNA-templated [Evidence IEA]), which translates to MQDHKPAVLGTARPGNSHDSRFRRRKPLACEMCYKRKIKCEFDDSSQTCTQCMRRNLNCRALPVKGKRDGSKRSRYVKTLEERLKKTESLLRSAGILIDTADFGNLGDASESEVESDSAMEDDNDTTGLRQDFGRRDAESGGVPYPHNVSAVKDLPTSFDSDTSPKLYERRRPTTQKSGPPVYKADRGNSLYYGRSTPLSILTREGVEWIKSRSGEANSLNSLLSNSKFDSPWAHWRPDVFYDIFSSKVFKPLPPRAEVFSLLRDYFETVNLIFPLYHEDTFMQLVEWQYTQQTCDDAARWASINIILALAYEYRFSNSQKSEKDREKAWLYYKNALSVFPELVLRRTDLLSVQALLGMALFLRGNSGSQSTVPIVTAAIRSSHRMGLHREISRPHLSRCEQQLRRNVFWIAYILDQSISIRLGNAPTQHFDDFDVEFPSDETVDGLKMADDKAFFPQICRIAVLRSQIYSQCYSARALENKSTAYICETIHNLHNDLQEWKNNSQFDSLFKQRGAGEDFLAGFASAGLFLLYYNSLIMIHRLPLLINVVYQSRAGTIPDPEIRMIMNQSSSSAAVCVQAARDTLKLVNNLPWGDIAWIWSLLYYVFLAVMTIFANILRNSQQPTAKDDLQSLNMAATFFATLVPADGPCNYARFMTRMSTTFERIARVVLEREQKTIKPGPDTKSKLSKPGAGPHPPSQQFSTSAPNILSTSTTTVNIPNLEGLPPINSSGYVVRESPTPSSPLPGSTNTNKPLSHNPPPSNPIRTPREDREHPSNRNINHYQPQPTSLPASTMNMDINANIDMAFPLPALEETTFTFPQPELWQIPLTADWEFGFGGHFLSNMFGHPGNINPSGSVGVTQGQNYLFQGSGDANVTGPTPTTAATVPESSVPMMGGTGAAGYGYGNGNGNVDRGGASNTHPPTMWMDRNFGGPAY; encoded by the exons ATGCAGGATCATAAGCCTGCTGTGCTGGGGACTGCAAGACCCGGCAATAGCCATGATTCTAGATTCCGACGACGTAAACCACTG GCCTGTGAGATGTGCTACAAAAGGAAGATCAAGTGCGAATTCGATGATTCCAGCCAAACTTGTACCCAATGTATGCGCCGTAACTTGAACTGCAGGGCCCTCCCAGTGAAAGGGAAAAGGGACGGCAGTAAAAG ATCTCGTTATGTTAAGACTCTAGAAGAGCGCCTGAAAAAGACCGAGTCTTTGCTCAGGTCTGCCGGGATATTGATTGATACAGCGGATTTCGGCAATCTCGGTGACGCTTCAGAGTCCGAAGTTGAATCTGATAGTGCTATGGAGGATGACAATGACACTACGGGACTTCGTCAGGATTTTGGTAGACGCGATGCTGAATCAGGAGGTGTACCATATCCTCACAATGTGTCTGCTGTGAAAGACCTGCCCACATCATTCGATTCCGATACTTCACCTAAATTATATGAGCGCAGGCGCCCGACCACACAGAAAAGTGGGCCACCAGTCTATAAAGCGGACAGGGGAAACTCGCTGTATTATG GACGGTCCACACCCCTTTCAATCTTGACCCGGGAAGGAGTCGAGTGGATCAAAAGCAGATCTGGCGAAGCAAATTCCCTCAACTCATTACTCTCAAACTCCAAGTTCGACAGTCCATGGGCCCACTGGCGGCCCGATGTATTCTACGAcatcttctcttcaaagGTTTTCAAACCATTACCACCGCGGGCGGAAGTGTTCTCTCTCCTACGGGACTATTTTGAAACCGTGAACCTAATCTTCCCTCTATACCATGAGGACACATTCATGCAACTCGTCGAGTGGCAGTACACCCAGCAGACATGCGACGATGCCGCTCGGTGGGCtagcatcaacatcatcctcgccctaGCCTACGAATACCGTTTCTCAAATAGCCAGAAATCAGAAAAGGATAGGGAGAAAGCATGGCTTTATTACAAGAACGCTCTCTCCGTATTCCCCGAATTGGTACTACGACGAACAGACTTGCTTAGCGTGCAAGCCCTCCTGGGCATGGCACTGTTTCTCCGAGGAAACTCCGGCTCTCAGTCCACAGTACCCATTGTCACCGCAGCTATACGATCTTCGCACCGGATGGGGCTTCATCGTGAGATTTCTAGGCCTCACTTATCGCGATGTGAACAACAGCTGAGAAGGAATGTGTTCTGGATTGCTTACATCCTTGATCAAAG CATATCTATCCGGTTAGGCAACGCGCCGACACAGCACTTCGATGATTTTGATGTTGAGTTTCCTTCTGACGAAACCGTTGACGGGCTCAAGATGGCGGACGATAAGGCATTCTTCCCCCAAATATGTCGCATTGCCGTGCTCAGAAGTCAAATATACAGTCAATGCTATTCGGCAAGGGCTCTAGAGAATAAATCTACAGCCTATATCTGCGAAACGATCCACAATCTACACAATGATCTCCAAGAATGGAAGAACAACAGCCAGTTCGACTCCTTGTTCAAACAGAGGGGTGCTGGAGAGGACTTTCTGGCCGGCTTTGCTTCGGCGGGACttttcttactttattaCAACTCCTTGATTATGATCCATCGATTACCGCTGTTGATCAATGTCGTCTACCAGTCGCGCGCGGGTACCATACCAGATCCTGAAATCAGGATGATAATGAACCagtcgtcttcctcggctgCGGTTTGCGTCCAAGCGGCGAGGGATACTCTGAAACTGGTGAATAACCTGCCGTGGGGGGATATCGCATGGATATG GTCTCTATTATACTACGTATTTTTAGCTGTGATGACAATATTCGCCAACATCCTTCGGAATAGTCAGCAACCAACTGCCAAAGACGATCTTCAGTCTCTAAACATGGCCGCGACGTTCTTCGCTACACTTGTTCCCGCTGATGGACCATGTAACTATGCAAGGTTTATGACTCGCATGAGCACGACATTTGAGCGCATTGCCCGGGTTGTTTTGGAACGAGAGCAAAAGACAATCAAACCTGGTCCAGATACAAAGAGCAAACTCTCCAAACCCGGCGCAGGCCCGCATCCACCTTCACAACAATTCTCTACCTCCGCACCCAACATCCTCTCTACGTCAACTACCACTGTAAACATACCCAACCTCGAGGGTTTACCTCCAATAAATTCAAGCGGCTACGTTGTTCGGGAGAGCCCCACGCCTAGCAGCCCACTCCCTGGGTCTACGAATACTAACAAGCCATTATCCCacaatcctcctccctctaACCCTATCCGAACACCCAGAGAAGATCGGGAACACCCGTCAAATCGAAACATAAACCACTACCAACCCCAACCGACCTCCTTGCCGGCATCAACCATGAACATGGACATAAACGCAAATATCGACATGGCCTTCCCGCTCCCGGCTTTGGAAGAAACAACCTTCACTTTCCCGCAGCCAGAGCTATGGCAGATCCCGCTCACGGCAGACTGGGAGTTTGGATTCGGAGGTCACTTTTTGAGCAACATGTTCGGCCATCCCGGGAATATCAATCCCAGTGGCAGCGTCGGCGTTACCCAGGGACAGAATTATCTTTTCCAAGGCAGTGGTGATGCAAATGTTACGGGTCCGACCCCTACTACTGCTGCTACTGTGCCTGAGTCTTCGGTCCCTATGATGGGTGGCACAGGGGCAGCGGGGTATGGATATGGGAATGGGAACGGTAATGTTGATCGCGGAGGAGCGTCCAATACTCACCCCCCGACAATGTGGATGGATAGAAATTTTGGTGGTCCTGCATATTAG